One window of Cydia pomonella isolate Wapato2018A chromosome 5, ilCydPomo1, whole genome shotgun sequence genomic DNA carries:
- the LOC133517864 gene encoding uncharacterized protein LOC133517864 isoform X1, which produces MEIHKLIVMGAITQCQPSKDQFLSSIFTIPKKDGSHRFILNLKCLNNFIITKHFKLEDVRTLCKLVTTDDYMCTVDLKHAYYLVPINESHKKYLRFTFNKKIYEFNCMPFGLSTAPLVFTKLLKPAIETLREQGIRIIIYLDDIICLGSTYKECLNNTQTTCNLLQCLGFIINEEKSSITPSQVKEYLGFTINSRNMTLSPTLKKRNNLYSLIKNFLKIKSCSIREFAKLLGNLVSVCIAIPYGFVYTKKLERERFLALECHNDNFEGIMIMNKPIKTDLMWWKENILVKSSHIKQYNFSLEIFSDASLMGWGAFCNGQSAQGNWSEWERNQHINYLELLAAFFALRCFADKYNDCEVLLRIDNTTAIAYINRMGGVQYPLLNDITRQIWRWCEARNLWIFASYIKSKENVEADFQSRNFNVDTEWELAEDIFNIIVNKFGAPDLDLFASRINHKCDKYISWHRDPFAWNIDAFTVKWNSTFFYAFPPFGILLKVLHKIKSEKATGILVFPLWPSQVWYPLLKSMVISDILTFGPSEDLLMSPFRTPHPLQTQLILAACKLSGKRLKED; this is translated from the coding sequence ATGGAAATACATAAACTTATTGTAATGGGGGCTATAACCCAATGTCAACCAAGCAAAGATCAATTTTTGTCTAGTATTTTTACTATCCCTAAAAAAGATGGGTCTCACAGATTTATTCTCAATTTAAAGtgtttaaacaattttattataacaaaacatTTCAAGCTGGAAGATGTTAGGACACTATGTAAACTAGTTACAACAGATGATTACATGTGCactgttgatttaaaacacgcATATTATTTGGTGCCTATAAATGAATCGCATAAGAAATACTTAAGATTTACATTcaataagaaaatatatgaaTTTAACTGTATGCCATTCGGTTTGTCTACGGCTCCTCTAGTTTTTACTAAACTTTTAAAACCAGCTATTGAAACACTAAGAGAACAGGGTATTAGGATTATTATCTATCTTGATGACATAATTTGTCTTGGGAGTACTTACAAGGAATGTCTAAATAACACCCAAACAACATGTAATTTATTACAATGTTTAGGTTTCATAATTAATGAGGAAAAGAGCTCTATAACTCCATCCCAAGTGAAGGAGTATTTAGGCTTTACTATTAATTCAAGAAACATGACTTTAAGCCCTACACTAAAGAAACGTAATAATTTATACTCCCTAATTAAAAACTTccttaaaattaaatcatgcaGTATTAGAGAATTTGCAAAATTACTAGGAAATTTAGTATCAGTCTGCATAGCAATTCCCTATGGGTTTGTATACACAAAAAAGTTAGAAAGAGAAAGGTTTTTAGCTCTAGAATGCCATAATGATAATTTTGAAGGAATTATGATCATGAATAAACCAATCAAAACAGACTTAATGTGGTGGAAAGAGAACATTCTAGTAAAGAGTAGTCACATTAAGCAATATAACTTCTCTCTAGAAATATTCTCAGATGCTTCACTTATGGGATGGGGTGCATTTTGCAATGGCCAGAGTGCACAAGGCAATTGGTCTGAATGGGAGCGCAATCAACACATTAACTATTTAGAACTTTTAGCAGCTTTCTTTGCTCTAAGATGCTTCGCAGACAAATATAATGACTGTGAAGTACTTCTCAGGATAGACAACACAACCGCCATAGCATATATTAACCGTATGGGTGGGGTGCAATACCCGTTACTAAATGATATTACTAGACAAATATGGAGGTGGTGTGAAGCGAGGAATCTGTGGATTTTCGCATCTTACATAAAATCAAAAGAAAATGTTGAGGCTGATTTTCAGTCTCGCAACTTTAATGTAGATACAGAGTGGGAACTTGCAGaggatatttttaatattattgttaataaattcGGTGCCCCCGACTTAGACCTGTTTGCGTCACGAATTAATCATAAATGTGACAAATATATATCATGGCACAGGGATCCTTTCGCCTGGAACATTGACGCTTTCACAGTCAAATGGAACTCTACCTTTTTCTATGCTTTCCCCCCTTTTGGTATTCTACTAAAAGTTCTTCACAAGATTAAATCAGAAAAGGCCACAGGCATTTTAGTATTTCCTTTGTGGCCTTCTCAAGTTTGGTATCCACTGTTAAAATCTATGGTAATATCAGATATACTAACATTCGGACCATCTGAAGATCTCCTCATGTCTCCTTTCAGAACTCCACACCCACTTCAGACTCAACTTATCCTGGCGGCGTGCAAATTATCAGGGAAGCGTTTAAAAGAAGATTAA
- the LOC133517864 gene encoding uncharacterized protein LOC133517864 isoform X2, giving the protein MLKRASEGEEHDARRLRKIRKMEKKIQRYKEALTATDPETLSILEQDSVDENFNKSEEVNAHSDKPEDTQEHSQEHEEEEGDIETEEDLPQDILAALGEGGQDDNANYGAEIKPEIVKIINTILTDGMNKEMHESLSKTKIPRNIKLLDAPRLNTEFAGLLNNSMTNRDNLLKDRQQDLGRAIALITETINDLTKKDFDKLQAIKSLSDSIRLLSNLHYNYTQIRRKMIAPFMDKSLTQNLSENKRSEFLYSKLEESVKTSSAMKRTINILKPKNTPKNYQNPRRQTAPNQYTPRTNNINYKPRPYQSNQTSNYKPQRSHQRPPQQVRSTRRPTTSHHRGGRARYP; this is encoded by the exons ATGCTTAAAAGAGCTAGTGAAGGTGAGGAACACGATGCACGAAGATTGCGGAAGATACGGAAGATGGAAAAGAAGATACAGAGATACAAAGAAGCCTTGACTG CCACTGATCCAGAAACGTTATCAATTTTGGAACAAGATAGTGTGGATGAAAATTTCAATAAGTCAGAAGAAGTTAATGCTCATAGTGACAAACCAGAAGACACCCAAGAACACAGTCAAGAACATGAAGAAGAGGAAGGTGACATTGAGACAGAGGAAGACCTGCCTCAAGACATACTAGCTGCCCTCGGAGAAGGAGGACAAGATGACAATGCCAACTATGGAGCTGAAATAAAACCAGAGATTGTTAAGATAATCAATACTATACTAACAGACGGAATGAATAAAGAAATGCATGAATCCTTATCAAAAACTAAGATCCCAAGAAACATCAAACTGTTAGATGCCCCAAGACTAAATACAGAATTTGCAGGTTTACTCAACAACTCCATGACTAATAGAGACAACTTACTGAAGGATAGGCAGCAAGACCTGGGCAGAGCAATTGCTTTAATTACTGAAACAATTAATGATCTAACCAAGAAAGATTTTGACAAATTGCAGGCAATAAAGTCCCTGAGTGACAGCATAAGATTACTCAGTAACCTGCATTACAATTACACTCAAATTCGCAGAAAGATGATTGCACCATTTATGGATAAGTCATTGACACAAAACCTAAGTGAAAACAAGAGGTCTGAGTTTTTATATTCTAAACTAGAGGAATCAGTAAAAACATCTTCTGCAATGAAACGCACAATCAACATTCTAAAACCCAAAAACACACCAAAAAACTATCAGAATCCCAGGCGGCAAACCGCCCCAAACCAGTACACGCCCAGAACAAACAACATAAATTACAAACCAAGACCATACCAAAGCAATCAGACTTCAAACTACAAGCCTCAGCGCAGCCATCAACGTCCACCTCAACAAGTGAGGTCAACCCGCCGACCAACAACATCCCATCATCGAGGAGGTCGTGCGAGGTACCCATAA
- the LOC133517893 gene encoding tyrosine aminotransferase, translating to MSQRSLSREVWEVRASALARNTHNVIREIVENLQVEPHPNKQLIALSIGDPTTFGNLNPPDQVLQAVRDSIELLSSRSYGPGKGHQDVRDAVAEYCAHQGPITAEDVILCSGCSHAIEMAVTVLADAGQNILVPRPGFLIYRTLSEGLGIQIKYYNLLPDQQWKVDLDDLEGQIDDKTAAIVIINPSNPCGSVYSKEHLTEILDIASRNRVPIIADEIYEHMVFSGNQYHALSSLSIDVPVLSCGGLTKRFLVPGWRMGWVIIHDRQNIFGKEVRRGLNNMTTRILGPNTLIQRALPAILQLTPQSFFDDVIMFLESQAKLAYEALRRAPGLRPVMPQGAMYMMIQIKMSLFPQFDNELQFVERLVSEQSVFCLPGKCFEYPNYMRIVLTVPEDIMREACDRITVFCREHVASRDNLKEVDTNSVSVEPVSEVICEHEP from the exons ATGTCGCAGCGGTCTCTGAGCAGGGAGGTGTGGGAGGTGCGTGCTTCAGCGTTGGCTCGCAACACCCATAACGTGATCAGGGAGATTGTTGAGAACTTACAAGTGGAACCGCACCCTAATAAGCAGCTAATTGCTCTTTCCATTG gtgaCCCAACTACATTTGGAAACCTTAATCCACCAGATCAAGTCCTACAGGCTGTGCGGGACAGCATCGAATTGCTTAGCTCTAGAAGTTACGGCCCCGGTAAAGGACACCAAGATGTCAGGGACGCAGTGGCCGAGTACTGTGCCCACCAGGGACCGATTACAGCCGAGGACGTCATCCTCTGCAGCGGCTGCTCTCACGCCATCGAGATGGCCGTTACTGTGCTGGCTGATGCCGGTCAGAACATTTTGGTGCCGCGGCCGGGGTTCTTGATATACAGAACCTTATCCGAAGGCTTAggaattcaaataaaatattacaatttgttG CCTGATCAGCAATGGAAAGTCGATCTTGATGATCTCGAGGGACAAATAGACGACAAAACCGCGGCAATAGTTATTATAAATCCGTCGAATCCTTGCGGTTCCGTGTACAGTAAAGAACATTTGACTGAAATATTGGATATTGCGTCGAGAAATCGTGTTCCCATAATAGCAGATGAGATATACGAGCATATGGTGTTTTCTGGCAATCAGTACCATGCTCTTTCCTCGCTTTCAATTGATGTTCCTGTGCTCTCTTGTGGTGGACTGACTAAGAGGTTTCTAGTGCCGGGTTGGAGGATGGGCTGGGTGATCATACACGATCGCCAGAATATATTTGGGAAAGAAGTTCGCAGAGGTTTGAATAATATGACTACTAGGATACTTGGCCCGAATACGCTAATTCAGCGTGCGTTACCCGCTATACTGCAACTAACGCCACAGAGCTTTTTCGACGATGTTATAATGTTTCTAGAG AGCCAAGCCAAGCTGGCTTACGAGGCATTGCGCCGAGCCCCCGGATTGCGGCCCGTGATGCCTCAAGGGGCCATGTATATGATGATTCAAATAAAGATGTCCCTATTTCCTCAGTTCGACAACGAGCTTCAATTCGTCGAGCGACTGGTGTCAGAACAATCAGTTTTTTGCCTACCTGGAAAG TGTTTCGAGTACCCTAACTACATGCGGATTGTTCTGACAGTACCGGAGGACATCATGCGCGAAGCATGCGATCGCATAACGGTATTCTGCAGAGAGCATGTCGCCTCCAGAGACAACCTGAAGGAAGTCGATACTAATTCTGTTTCTGTGGAGCCTGTCAGCGAAGTCATCTGTGAACACGAACCATAA
- the LOC133517888 gene encoding uncharacterized protein LOC133517888 — translation MDSTETILWTDSQIVKSWFYSDKLLEPFVSRRIEEIRSNKNLIVKYVPSGLNPADVVTRPSTSKEERNKWLDGPAFLRHDPKAWPKSPGIEVSLLLGEGLSNTENHQKDKTLPTKSNPVTNSDPQLQEIRQLQQTMFPEEVQGKKTSLARNLDLFCDTNGILRCDGRLTNSDLSFNAKHLILLPKECEFTEKLIKETHEKNLHVGVPHTLSLIRQKYWIPQGRTRVQKTLSKCPRCVKHGGGPYELPKTPALPVERVKYTTSFAYTGVDYFGPMIVRTENGLKKRWICLFTCLVIRAIHLEVVKDLTTNECLMAFRRFIATRGAPTLIISDNASQFKLLGEVLSEERNFITNIKWKFIPQLTPWHGGAYERLVAIVKHCLKRTLQKHMLEDNQLLTIIKEAEAVINTRPLTYVGSNVEHILKPADFLTTGKCLSIEILIESLPLSGSLIKQQLIEGWNRGNMIMDEYKEMFINQYLLSLRERYRNSPKQARVRSQKNPKVGDIVQIKSEAKNREGWKVGKISELIKGKDGLCRVAKVKVGDSVFTRSIAHLYPLEVDEDVSFQDPTRESLVNEDKNSIL, via the coding sequence ATGGATAGCACAGAAACGATATTATGGACCGATAGTCAGATCGTAAAAAGCTGGTTTTATTCAGACAAACTGTTAGAACCGTTCGTATCTAGAAGAATAGAAGAGATAAGAAGTAATAAAAACCTAATCGTGAAGTATGTTCCATCTGGACTTAATCCAGCAGATGTTGTAACACGACCGAGTACTTCAAAAGAAGAGAGAAATAAGTGGTTGGATGGACCTGCCTTCTTACGACACGATCCAAAGGCCTGGCCCAAGAGCCCAGGTATTGAAGTTTCTCTTCTGTTGGGGGAGGGTCTGTCTAACACAGAAAATCATCAAAAAGATAAAACATTGCCTACCAAATCAAATCCTGTAACAAACTCAGATCCTCAATTACAAGAAATAAGACAGTTACAACAAACAATGTTCCCGGAAGAAGTGCAAGGGAAGAAAACGAGTTTAGCTCGCAACCTAGATTTATTCTGTGACACAAATGGAATCTTACGATGTGACGGTCGTCTCACAAATTCAGATTTATCCTTCAACGCAAAACATCTCATTCTCTTACCGAAAGAATGTGAATTCACAGAAAAACTCATAAAAGAAACTCATGAAAAGAATCTCCATGTAGGAGTACCTCACACTTTAAGTCTTATACGTCAGAAGTATTGGATACCTCAAGGTAGAACTAGAGTCCAAAAAACATTAAGTAAATGTCCAAGATGTGTAAAACACGGAGGAGGTCCGTATGAATTACCCAAGACTCCTGCATTACCGGTAGAGAGGGTGAAGTATACGACTTCATTCGCTTACACAGGGGTAGACTATTTTGGACCAATGATTGTGAGGACGGAAAACGGTTTAAAGAAAAGATGGATCTGTCTGTTTACGTGTCTTGTAATAAGGGCGATACACCTAGAAGTCGTCAAGGATCTGACGACTAacgaatgcctcatggcatttaGAAGATTCATTGCTACAAGAGGAGCTCCGACTCTTATTATATCTGACAATGCCTCGCAGTTTAAATTATTGGGAGAAGTATTGTCAGAAgaaagaaattttataactaacataaaatggaaatttattCCACAGCTCACACCGTGGCATGGTGGAGCTTATGAAAGACTAGTAGCAATTGTAAAGCACTGTTTAAAGAGAACACTTCAAAAACACATGCTTGAAGACAATCAACTGTTAACCATAATTAAAGAAGCAGAGGCGGTTATTAATACTAGACCCCTCACATATGTGGGATCAAATGTAGAACACATACTTAAACCTGCAGATTTCCTAACGACAGGAAAGTGTTTAAGTATAGAAATACTCATAGAAAGTTTACCACTTTCAGGTTCACTTATAAAACAACAACTTATTGAAGGTTGGAATCGCGGAAACATGATAATGGATGAATACAAAGAAATGTTTATTAACCAGTACTTACTTAGTCTCAGAGAAAGATATCGAAATTCACCTAAACAAGCAAGGGTGAGATCTCAGAAAAACCCAAAGGTGGGAGATATAGTACAAATAAAGAGTGAAGCTAAAAATAGAGAAGGATGGAAGGTAGGAAAGATTTCAGAATTAATAAAAGGAAAGGATGGATTGTGCAGAGTTGCAAAAGTAAAAGTAGGGGACAGTGTGTTCACAAGATCTATTGCACATTTGTATCCTCTGGAAGTGGATGAGGATGTATCATTCCAAGATCCTACAAGGGAATCCCTAGTAAATGAGGATAAAAACAGCATACTTTGA
- the LOC133517901 gene encoding ER membrane protein complex subunit 4, with protein MSQLKTNKKFKWALDFNPKNKSQSVELPSPPGYSQSAGASHTESSKDTDSNHLLIKKLWDVALGPLKQVPMNLFIMYMAGNSISIFPIMMVGMLIVRPIKSLFLTQSTFKMVEGTQAAGQKLVFIIGNIVNIFLALYKCQSMGLLPTHSSDWLAFEEPQTRVEHIGGGLSML; from the exons ATGTCACAACTCAAGACAAACAAAAAGTTCAAGTGGGCTTTGGATTTCAACCCGAA AAACAAATCTCAGTCAGTGGAATTGCCATCTCCCCCTGGTTACAGCCAGTCTGCCGGTGCAAGTCATACAGAATCATCAAAGGATACGGATTCCAACCATCTACTGATCAAAAAGTTGTGGGATGTTGCATTGGGGCCTTTAAAGCAGGTGCCTATGAACCTGTTTATCATGTATATGGCTGGTAACTCTATATCCATATTCCCTATAATGATGGTGGGTATGTTGATTGTGCGGCCCATTAAGTCCCTGTTCCTCACACAAAGTACCTTCAAGATGGTGGAAGGGACACAAGCAGCTGGGCAAAAGCTAGTCTTTATCATTGGAAACATAGTGAATATATTTCTTGCCTTGTACAAATGTCAGAGCATGGGGCTATTGCCCACACATTCTAGTGACTGGCTAGCATTTGAGGAACCTCAAACAAGAGTAGAACATATTGGTGGGGGACTATCAATGTTATAA